The Pseudophaeobacter arcticus DSM 23566 genome includes a region encoding these proteins:
- a CDS encoding penicillin-binding protein 1A — MLRYILSFFGSIFSTITLGIAMVALTLGAIFWIYGRDLPSHESLSQYQPPTISRIYSGEGRMIDEFAKERRLFTPSADIPDLVKQAFISAEDKNFYSHNGYDARGIAAAAVEAVRSRGGNVRGASTITQQVMKNFLLSGDRKAARKIKEIILATRLEETLNKDQILELYLNEIFLGQNSYGVTAAAQSYFNKTLGELAPHEAATLASMPKAPGKFHPVRGKERLKERRDYVLREMFENGYISEAVYNVEVQQPLRSVQNGDFPSFRTTLPPRDYFSDEIRRQLSENFGEGEFFTGGLSVRATIDAEMQTEAADALRTGLQKYDRSRGIWIGTGVTLEEDVLADEARWRGALAEAEVPRDITLGGTWYPAVALEVGDKSLVVGVEGQTGTGAVPREDIKWMKGSFKDNITRGDVVLVRAVKADDGSIRHWSLRQVPEVQGGFVAMDVNTGRVLAMQGGFSYQDSVFNRATQAQRQPGSSFKPFVYAAALDSGYSPATIVIDAPIEINTPQGLWRPKNSSHKFYGPTPLRTGIEQSRNLMTIRLAQEVGMPVVAGYAERFGVYDNMGTFLANSLGAEETTLYKMVAAYAMFANGGQRVQPTLVDRVQDRFGRTIYRHDDRDCVDCASPDLPTGQSPRIATDREQVMDPITAYQLSSMMRGVVERGTASSVIDLPVPTAGKTGTTNDSRDVWFVGFTSNIVAGCYMGFDQPRPMGRGAYGGTMCGPVFQQFMKVATEKFGGGPFEVPEGGHFIKIDRYTGARLPDSASGANVVAEYFRDGAEPIFGLAFDGGFAMGSDLPLLEEVQQSGRQVTTSSGGTAVLGPKATFGTVTSGGQY; from the coding sequence GTGCTTAGGTATATTCTATCCTTCTTTGGTTCCATCTTCAGTACCATTACCCTTGGCATTGCCATGGTGGCGCTGACTCTTGGGGCAATTTTCTGGATCTACGGGCGCGACCTTCCCAGTCATGAATCCCTGTCGCAGTATCAGCCGCCAACCATCAGCCGAATTTATTCAGGCGAGGGGCGGATGATTGATGAATTTGCCAAGGAACGGCGCCTGTTTACGCCTTCGGCGGATATCCCGGATTTGGTAAAGCAGGCTTTTATCTCGGCTGAGGACAAGAATTTTTATTCCCACAATGGCTATGATGCCCGTGGTATTGCCGCCGCTGCGGTTGAGGCGGTGCGCTCGCGCGGGGGTAACGTGCGGGGGGCCTCGACGATCACGCAACAGGTGATGAAGAACTTCCTGCTGTCCGGCGACCGTAAGGCCGCGCGCAAGATCAAAGAGATTATCCTCGCCACCCGGCTGGAGGAGACATTGAACAAGGATCAGATCCTTGAGCTGTATCTCAACGAGATTTTCCTCGGGCAAAATTCCTATGGGGTGACGGCCGCAGCGCAGAGCTATTTCAACAAGACCCTGGGCGAGCTGGCCCCGCATGAGGCGGCGACGCTGGCCTCGATGCCCAAGGCACCGGGAAAATTCCATCCGGTGCGCGGAAAAGAGCGCCTCAAGGAACGGCGCGATTATGTGCTGCGGGAAATGTTTGAAAACGGCTACATCTCAGAAGCTGTTTATAACGTCGAGGTCCAGCAGCCGCTGCGCTCGGTGCAGAATGGTGATTTCCCCAGTTTCCGCACCACCCTGCCGCCTCGTGACTATTTTTCCGATGAGATCCGCCGCCAGCTGTCCGAGAACTTTGGCGAAGGCGAGTTTTTCACGGGCGGCCTGTCGGTGCGCGCGACCATTGATGCCGAGATGCAGACAGAGGCTGCGGATGCGCTGCGCACGGGGCTGCAGAAATATGACCGCTCGCGCGGGATCTGGATCGGCACCGGCGTTACCCTGGAAGAGGACGTGCTGGCAGATGAGGCACGCTGGCGCGGAGCCCTGGCAGAGGCCGAAGTCCCCCGCGACATTACTCTGGGCGGCACATGGTATCCGGCTGTAGCGCTGGAGGTTGGTGACAAGAGCCTCGTTGTCGGCGTCGAGGGCCAGACCGGCACCGGTGCGGTGCCGCGCGAGGACATCAAATGGATGAAGGGCAGCTTTAAGGACAATATCACCCGTGGGGATGTGGTCTTGGTGCGCGCTGTAAAAGCGGATGACGGCAGCATCAGACACTGGTCGCTGCGTCAGGTGCCCGAGGTTCAGGGCGGCTTTGTGGCGATGGATGTGAACACTGGCCGGGTTCTGGCGATGCAGGGTGGGTTTTCCTATCAGGATTCCGTGTTCAACCGGGCAACACAGGCGCAACGCCAGCCGGGCTCCAGCTTTAAACCTTTTGTCTATGCGGCGGCCCTGGACAGCGGCTATAGCCCGGCGACCATCGTTATTGACGCCCCGATCGAGATCAACACCCCACAGGGGCTGTGGCGTCCCAAGAACTCTTCGCATAAATTCTATGGCCCGACGCCGCTGCGGACCGGCATTGAGCAGAGCCGGAACCTGATGACCATTCGTCTGGCCCAAGAGGTCGGCATGCCGGTTGTCGCAGGGTATGCTGAACGCTTTGGGGTCTACGACAACATGGGCACGTTCCTGGCCAACTCGTTGGGCGCAGAGGAAACCACGCTTTACAAGATGGTGGCGGCCTATGCGATGTTTGCCAATGGCGGCCAGCGGGTACAGCCAACCCTGGTGGACCGGGTGCAGGATCGCTTTGGGCGCACCATCTACCGGCATGATGATCGTGACTGCGTTGACTGCGCCTCGCCAGACCTGCCAACGGGGCAATCGCCACGTATCGCCACCGACCGCGAACAGGTGATGGATCCGATCACCGCCTACCAGCTCAGCTCGATGATGCGGGGCGTCGTGGAGCGAGGCACCGCCTCCAGTGTGATCGACCTGCCGGTGCCGACGGCTGGCAAGACCGGGACAACCAATGATTCCCGCGATGTCTGGTTTGTGGGCTTTACCTCCAATATCGTCGCGGGTTGCTACATGGGGTTCGACCAACCCCGTCCGATGGGGCGGGGCGCCTATGGCGGCACCATGTGTGGTCCGGTGTTCCAGCAGTTCATGAAGGTTGCCACCGAGAAATTTGGCGGCGGACCCTTTGAAGTGCCCGAGGGCGGTCACTTTATCAAGATCGACCGCTATACCGGGGCGCGTCTGCCCGACAGTGCTTCGGGGGCCAATGTAGTGGCCGAGTATTTCCGCGACGGGGCTGAGCCAATCTTTGGTCTGGCTTTTGACGGCGGCTTTGCCATGGGCTCTGATCTGCCGCTTCTGGAAGAGGTGCAGCAATCGGGACGTCAGGTGACCACCTCAAGTGGGGGTACGGCGGTTCTGGGACCCAAGGCCACCTTTGGGACTGTGACATCGGGCGGCCAGTATTAG